A stretch of Microbacterium caowuchunii DNA encodes these proteins:
- a CDS encoding DUF1653 domain-containing protein: MAVDEGRPVVGESPDEVEPGVYEHFRGARYEVIGVGRHSETEEWHVFYRQLYGDGGLWVRPLSMFVEPVVRDGYAGPRFRRVE, encoded by the coding sequence ATGGCGGTGGATGAGGGACGGCCGGTGGTCGGCGAGAGCCCGGACGAGGTCGAGCCGGGGGTCTACGAGCACTTCAGGGGCGCGCGCTATGAGGTGATCGGCGTCGGCCGGCACAGCGAGACCGAGGAATGGCATGTCTTCTACCGTCAGTTGTACGGCGATGGTGGTCTCTGGGTGCGTCCGCTGAGCATGTTCGTGGAGCCTGTGGTCCGCGACGGTTACGCGGGACCGAGATTCCGGCGGGTCGAGTAG